The genomic segment TGGATTTTTGCAACCTGTAAAAAATGATGACACCGTCCCGGATGCACTGCCGAATCAGACAAGGAGGATTGAAATGCAGCAAAAAATTAGGGTCCTCATGGTGGATGACGAAGCCCAGTTTCGGGCGACGACATCCAGAATCCTCACCAAAAAGGGCTTTGCGACCACCATTGCCGGCAGCGGGGAGGAGGCGCTGGCCATCCTGACCCAAAACCCCCAGGATGTGGTCATCCTGGACATCAAGATGCCGGGCATGGATGGACACGAAGCCCTGGGGGAAATCAAAAAATTACGCCCGGAAACCCAGGTGATCATGCTCACCGGCCACGGCGCCGAGGCCTCGGCCAAAGCTTCCCAGGTCAAAGGCGCCTTCGACTACCTCAGCAAGCCGTGTGACATCGATCTTCTGGCCCTGAAAATCAACGAAGCGTTCAAGACCTCCCACAAGGATTTGAAAAAGGAGGAGAAAACCGCCGGCAGCATCATGATCCACGTGGAAGACTACAGCGCCATCGGGCCCCAGCAGACCGTGCGGGAAGCCATCGAGGCCCTGATGCGCTCATTCAAATCCCTGGTTTCCTCCAGCCGCCTGATGGAAACCGGCCACCGCTCCCTGCTGGTCTGCGACGAAAGCCAAGAGGTGATCGGGATGCTGAGCATCCTCGACCTGATCCAGGCGGCCCGCCCGGCCTACCTGAGCGCGGCCAAACCCTCCATGGCCGACAGCATGCAGTATTCGCGCATGTTCTGGAGCGGCCTTTTTACGACCCAGGTCAAGGCCCTGGCCGACAAAAAAGTTGAGGAGGTCATGTCCGACACCCCGCCGTGCCTGGACGAGGACACCAACCTGATGGAACTGGCCGATTTCATGTACACCGAGCAGGTGCGGCGGGTGCTGATCACCCGCCAGGACAGAGTCGTCGGCGTGGTGCGCGAACAGGAGCTCTTTTTTCAAATGGCCGACATCATCATGTGACCGCATGGACTGAACACCGATTGATAGGGAGGAGGAGTTTTATGGATCCATCCGCCAAAATCGACGATACCCGCGCCACCGCCGGGAAGGTTGCGGGGTCTGATGCGCGCTCGGGGGCAGGAGCGCCCGCAAGCCGCAAATCCGCCCTCAAGAAAAAGAAGGCCACCGGCTACGACAAATACGTCGATTGGAAGCTGTTCGTCATTCCACTGGTGCTGCTGTTCGGCATTCTG from the Desulfobacteraceae bacterium genome contains:
- a CDS encoding response regulator; the protein is MQQKIRVLMVDDEAQFRATTSRILTKKGFATTIAGSGEEALAILTQNPQDVVILDIKMPGMDGHEALGEIKKLRPETQVIMLTGHGAEASAKASQVKGAFDYLSKPCDIDLLALKINEAFKTSHKDLKKEEKTAGSIMIHVEDYSAIGPQQTVREAIEALMRSFKSLVSSSRLMETGHRSLLVCDESQEVIGMLSILDLIQAARPAYLSAAKPSMADSMQYSRMFWSGLFTTQVKALADKKVEEVMSDTPPCLDEDTNLMELADFMYTEQVRRVLITRQDRVVGVVREQELFFQMADIIM